The Quercus lobata isolate SW786 chromosome 4, ValleyOak3.0 Primary Assembly, whole genome shotgun sequence genome segment catcctctggtaGGTGGACCCGGCGTTCTTCaagccaaaaggcatcaccttatagtggtagtttccaaTGGGGGTGGCAAAAGTCGTCTTTTCCTGGTCGTTGGCAGACAGGGGTATTTgatgatatccttgaaaggcgtctaagaagctcattcgagggtgtcccACTGTTGAATCCACCAATCGATCTATCTGAGGCATAGGAAAGGGATCCTTCGGGCAGGCCTTATTTAGGTCcatgaagtccacgcagactcgCCATTTCCCACTCTTTTTCTTCACCACAACTGTATTGGCCAGCCACTCGGGGtagaaaacttctttgatagcccctgctttctttAGTTTCATCACCTCCTCCCTCACCGCATCAGCATGCTCTTTTGACGGTCGTCGAGGAGGTTGTTTCTTAGGTGTAACGGCCGGACTAACATTAAGATGATGGCATATGAAATTCGGATCAACCCTCGGAGCCTCGTAgacgtcccatgcaaacacgtccacattttctttgaaaaaatcaattagcttttccttttcttgggGTGGCAGTTCCGAGCCAATCTGAAAAAACCTTTCCGGATCGGAGCCCACAAGAACCTTTTCCAAATCCTCACAACTTGCCTCCTCGGTTGGTCCCCCACCACCCGAGGCCGGGGCTGGGGttgttaattgctataagccatTCTCGGTAGAGGTTGAGGGCTCGGCACTCGGCCGTCGCGAGACGGCGGACACCATGCATTGTCGGGCCATGGCTTGGTCCCCTATCACTTCTTTGACCCGACCCTCcgatgggtacttcaccttttggtgtAAGGTTAAGGAGACAGCCCCCaaggcatgaagccaaggtctagcTTCAATGGCGGTGTAGGGCGAATATGTGTCCACCACCATGATGTCCACCTCCACTATGTCCGAGCCTATTTGTATAGGCAGTCTAATCTGGCATTTCGGAGTAACGGTTTTCCCTTCGAAACTTACCAAAGGGTTGTTGTATGCCGTCAGGTCTTCCGGTTTCAGCTTCAGCCCCTTGTACAGGTCGgggtacattacttccacaGTACTGCCCTGATCGACTagcacccttttcacgtcataTCCCCCAATCCTGAGTGTGACGACTAGAGCATCGTTGTGGGGCTAGATGGTTCCAActttatcctcatccgagaatccgAGTATGGGTGAGGCCATCCCTTTAGCCCTCTTAGACTCACAGTCGTCAGCTTCAGCGGGGAGTCGGGCCATCGACATCACTCTGAAAGGATGGGAGCTGGTTTTTCCTAGAGCGGCgagaatgacatttatcgtgccAATAGGCGGTCTCAAGGTGCTTTGCCTTGCCTCAACGCTCGTCTGCTCTTGTCGGCCACCAGAATGATGCAAGAGATGTCTCAGCTTTCCCTCTCAGACCAGCTGGTCCAAGTGGTTTTTTAGATTTCTGCAATCATCGGTGGTGTGCCCCGCTTCCTGGTGGTATTGACAATATAGGTTCTAGTTGCACTTCATGGGGTTGCCTGCCATCctatttggccatttaaagAATGGTTCGTTCTTGACTTTCTCTAAGATCTTATGTAATGGGTCTCGGAACACAGCGTGGACTGCCTACGCTCTGGTGGATCCAGACTACTCCGAGTAATCTCTTCTCGGCTGGTTGTTGTCGCTAAATCGGTtcgacctgaagtccctcctctcctgagggacaaccttcgctttTCCCTTTCCCGTCTGCTGGTCCTCttcgacccttttgtacttgtcgattCAGTCTATGAGTTGGCGCACGTTGGTGATCGGTTTCCCAGTCAGGGATTTCCTTAAACCGTGCTCTGTCAGCAGACCTctcttgaaggtgctgatggcaACATCATCATAATTtccctctatctcattatacatctcccagtacctatcAGAGTAGGCCTTTAAGGTCTCTCCTTCtcgcatggataaggacaagaGGGAATCCAAgggccgaggaaccctactgcTCGTTATGAAGCGAGAACCGAAAGTCTAGGTCAGTTGCTTAAAAGAATTTATGGAGTTTGGCTTGAGGCTgtcaaaccacctcatcgccatgaGTCCCAAACTGGACGGaaacactttgcacatcaaagtTTCGTCTCTAGAatggacggccatcctctggTTGAACTGACTTACGTGCTATACGGGGTCCATCCGACCATTATATATGGCGAAAGTGGGTTGGTGGAACCGTCGAGGAAGTTCAGCCCCCTCTATCTTGCGTGTGAAGGGTGACTGGGAGATGCGGTCCCAGGCCTTACTCATGGCGTCATTTGCTAGGCCCTTGTAAGAT includes the following:
- the LOC115986245 gene encoding uncharacterized protein LOC115986245, giving the protein MYPDLYKGLKLKPEDLTAYNNPLVSFEGKTVTPKCQIRLPIQIGSDIVEVDIMVVDTYSPYTAIEARPWLHALGAVSLTLHQKVKYPSEGRVKEVIGDQAMARQCMVSAVSRRPSAEPSTSTENGL